One genomic segment of uncultured Tolumonas sp. includes these proteins:
- the rpoA gene encoding DNA-directed RNA polymerase subunit alpha, which produces MLGSVTDFLKPRLVDIEQLSPTHAKVTLEPLERGFGHTLGNALRRILLSSMPGCAVAEVEIDGVLHEYSSKEGVQEDILEILLNLKGIAVKLEGKDEVILSLTKSGAGPVTAGDIIHGDDVVIVNPEHVICHLTGANAEISMRLRVQRGRGYVPASARLHTDDEDRPIGRLLLDAAFSPVVRIAYNVEAARVEQRTDLDKLVIDMETNGTLDPEEAIRRAATILAEQLDAFVDLRDVSVPEKKEDKPEFDPILLRPVDDLELTVRSANCLKAEAIHYIGDLVQRTEVELLKTPNLGKKSLTEIKDVLASRGLSLGMRLENWPPASLADN; this is translated from the coding sequence ATGCTGGGTTCTGTAACAGATTTTCTCAAGCCACGTTTGGTTGATATCGAGCAACTCAGTCCGACTCATGCCAAGGTAACACTTGAGCCGTTGGAGCGTGGTTTCGGTCATACTTTAGGTAATGCGTTACGACGCATTCTCCTGTCGTCCATGCCGGGATGTGCAGTTGCTGAGGTTGAGATCGACGGCGTATTGCACGAGTACAGCAGTAAAGAAGGTGTTCAGGAAGATATCCTGGAAATCTTGCTGAACTTAAAAGGCATTGCAGTAAAGCTGGAAGGTAAAGATGAAGTAATCCTTTCGCTGACCAAGTCTGGTGCGGGCCCGGTCACGGCAGGTGATATCATCCATGGTGATGATGTTGTCATTGTCAATCCGGAGCATGTGATTTGTCATCTGACTGGTGCTAATGCTGAAATCAGCATGCGTCTGCGTGTACAACGTGGTCGTGGCTATGTTCCTGCATCAGCGCGTTTGCATACAGATGATGAAGATCGTCCAATTGGTCGTTTGTTACTGGATGCGGCGTTTAGCCCTGTAGTGCGTATTGCCTACAATGTTGAAGCTGCTCGTGTGGAACAACGTACTGATCTGGATAAGTTGGTTATCGATATGGAAACCAACGGTACGCTAGATCCGGAAGAAGCCATTCGCCGTGCAGCTACTATTTTGGCTGAGCAGTTGGATGCCTTTGTTGATTTGCGTGATGTTTCCGTTCCAGAGAAGAAAGAAGACAAGCCGGAATTCGATCCGATCCTGCTGCGTCCTGTTGATGATCTGGAATTGACAGTTCGTTCTGCGAACTGCCTGAAAGCAGAAGCAATCCATTATATTGGTGATCTGGTACAGCGCACTGAGGTGGAGTTGTTAAAAACTCCTAACCTGGGTAAAAAGTCTTTGACCGAAATCAAAGACG
- the rpsD gene encoding 30S ribosomal protein S4, with amino-acid sequence MARYLGPKLKLSRREGTDLFLKSGVRAIDSKCKIDTAPGQHGARKPRLSDYGVQLREKQKVRRIYGILEKQFRNYYREATRIKGNTGENLLQLLEGRLDNVVYRMGFASTRAEARQLVSHKAIVINGKVVNIPSYNVSPEDVVTVREKAKKQARIKAALDVAAQREKPTWIEINADKMEGVYKRLPERSDLSADINEQLIVELYSK; translated from the coding sequence ATGGCAAGATATTTAGGCCCAAAGCTGAAGCTTAGCCGTCGTGAAGGCACCGATCTGTTCCTGAAATCAGGCGTTCGTGCTATCGACTCTAAGTGTAAAATTGACACAGCTCCTGGTCAGCACGGTGCGCGTAAGCCACGTCTGTCTGACTACGGTGTACAGCTGCGTGAAAAACAGAAAGTCCGTCGTATTTACGGCATTCTGGAAAAACAATTCCGTAACTATTACCGTGAAGCGACTCGCATCAAGGGTAATACTGGTGAGAACCTACTGCAGTTGCTGGAAGGTCGTCTGGACAACGTAGTTTATCGTATGGGTTTTGCATCTACCCGCGCGGAAGCTCGCCAGCTGGTTAGCCATAAAGCTATCGTTATCAATGGCAAAGTGGTAAACATTCCTTCTTATAACGTTTCTCCGGAAGATGTAGTCACTGTTCGTGAGAAGGCGAAAAAACAAGCTCGTATTAAAGCCGCATTAGACGTGGCTGCGCAGCGTGAAAAGCCAACTTGGATTGAGATCAATGCAGACAAAATGGAAGGCGTTTACAAACGTCTGCCAGAGCGTTCAGATCTGTCTGCTGACATCAATGAACAGTTGATCGTCGAGCTTTACTCTAAGTAA
- the rpsK gene encoding 30S ribosomal protein S11: MAKAPTRARKRVRKQVSDGIAHVHASFNNTIVTITDRQGNALSWATAGGSGFRGSRKSTPFAAQVAAERAGEIAKEYGVKNLEVMVKGPGPGRESSIRALNAAGFRITNITDVTPIPHNGCRPPKKRRV; encoded by the coding sequence ATGGCAAAAGCTCCTACTCGTGCTCGTAAGCGCGTTAGAAAGCAAGTTAGCGACGGCATTGCACACGTTCATGCCTCTTTCAATAACACAATCGTTACCATTACCGATCGTCAGGGTAATGCTCTGTCATGGGCAACTGCTGGTGGTTCTGGTTTCCGTGGTTCTCGTAAATCCACTCCGTTCGCGGCACAGGTTGCTGCAGAGCGTGCTGGTGAGATCGCCAAAGAATATGGCGTTAAAAACCTGGAAGTAATGGTTAAAGGTCCTGGTCCGGGCCGTGAGTCTTCTATTCGTGCTTTGAATGCTGCGGGTTTCCGCATCACCAATATCACGGATGTAACTCCGATCCCGCACAACGGTTGTCGTCCTCCTAAAAAACGCCGTGTATAA
- the rpsM gene encoding 30S ribosomal protein S13, with translation MARIAGINIPDHKHAVIALTAIYGVGDTRAKQICAAAGIAEDVKVKNLDEAQIEALRTEVSKFTVEGDLRREVSMNIKRLMDLGCYRGLRHRRGLPVRGQRTKTNARTRKGPRKPIKK, from the coding sequence GTGGCCCGTATCGCTGGCATTAACATTCCTGACCATAAACATGCAGTTATCGCGTTAACTGCGATTTATGGCGTTGGCGACACCCGTGCAAAGCAAATTTGCGCAGCGGCTGGTATCGCCGAGGATGTGAAAGTTAAAAATCTGGACGAAGCTCAAATTGAAGCGCTTCGTACTGAAGTAAGCAAATTTACTGTTGAAGGCGACCTACGTCGTGAAGTATCCATGAACATCAAACGTCTGATGGACTTGGGATGCTACCGTGGCTTGCGTCATCGTCGTGGTTTGCCGGTTCGCGGACAGCGGACCAAAACTAACGCGCGCACCCGTAAGGGTCCTCGTAAACCGATTAAGAAGTAA
- the rpmJ gene encoding 50S ribosomal protein L36, giving the protein MKVRASVKAICRNCKIIKRHGVVRVICTEPKHKQRQG; this is encoded by the coding sequence ATGAAAGTTCGCGCTTCCGTCAAAGCAATCTGCCGTAATTGCAAAATCATCAAACGCCACGGTGTGGTTCGCGTGATTTGCACTGAGCCGAAGCATAAACAACGCCAAGGCTAA
- the secY gene encoding preprotein translocase subunit SecY, with protein sequence MAKKPGLVTRGSQGGLSELKSRLLFVLGAIIVFRAGAYVPIPGIDATVLGQLFQQQKGTIIEMFNMFSGGALSRASIFALGIMPYISASIIIQLLTVISPYYAELKKEGESGRRVISKHTRWGTLALATVQASGIATGLPNMMHGLVLNPGFGFYFTAVVSLVTGTMFLMWLGEQITERGIGNGISLIIFAGIVAGLPHAIGATAEQARQGELHILLLLLLAVIVFAVTYFVVFVERGQRRIVVNYAKRQQGNQIFAAQSTHLPLKLNMAGVIPAIFASSIILFPGTIASWFGQGDSWIANILQEVSMSLQPGQPLYELLYAIAIIFFSFFYTALVFNPRETADNLKKSGAFIPGIRPGEQTARFIDKVMTRLTLAGALYITAICLVPQLLMTFWHVQFYFGGTSLLIIVVVIMDFMAQVQTHMMSHQYGDVLKKANLKGVGR encoded by the coding sequence ATGGCCAAGAAACCAGGATTAGTAACACGGGGCTCGCAAGGGGGCCTGAGCGAACTGAAGAGCCGTTTGCTTTTCGTTCTAGGTGCTATCATCGTCTTCCGTGCGGGCGCTTATGTGCCGATTCCTGGTATTGACGCTACTGTGCTGGGACAATTGTTCCAGCAACAGAAGGGAACCATCATTGAAATGTTTAACATGTTCAGTGGTGGAGCTCTGTCTCGTGCATCTATTTTTGCGTTGGGTATCATGCCGTATATTTCGGCATCAATTATTATCCAACTGTTGACCGTGATCAGTCCTTATTATGCTGAGCTTAAAAAGGAAGGTGAAAGTGGTCGACGTGTGATCAGTAAGCATACTCGTTGGGGTACATTAGCATTGGCTACTGTACAGGCATCGGGTATTGCAACTGGTTTACCAAACATGATGCATGGCTTGGTGCTCAACCCCGGTTTCGGCTTCTACTTTACTGCGGTAGTTAGTTTGGTTACTGGTACCATGTTTTTAATGTGGTTAGGTGAACAAATAACGGAACGTGGTATCGGTAACGGTATTTCGCTGATCATTTTTGCGGGTATTGTCGCTGGTCTGCCCCATGCAATTGGTGCTACTGCGGAACAAGCTCGTCAGGGTGAATTGCATATCCTGTTGCTATTGTTGCTCGCTGTTATTGTGTTTGCTGTTACTTACTTTGTTGTGTTTGTTGAACGTGGTCAGCGTCGTATTGTCGTTAACTATGCAAAGCGCCAGCAAGGTAACCAGATTTTTGCAGCTCAAAGCACGCACTTACCGTTAAAACTAAATATGGCGGGTGTTATCCCGGCAATTTTTGCTTCCAGTATCATTCTTTTTCCAGGCACAATTGCGTCTTGGTTTGGTCAAGGTGATTCATGGATTGCAAATATTCTGCAAGAAGTCTCTATGAGCTTGCAGCCAGGGCAGCCGTTATACGAATTGTTGTATGCTATTGCGATTATTTTCTTCAGCTTCTTCTATACCGCGTTGGTATTCAACCCGCGTGAGACAGCGGATAACCTGAAGAAGAGCGGTGCATTTATCCCAGGCATTCGCCCAGGTGAACAAACAGCACGTTTTATCGATAAAGTAATGACTCGTCTAACACTGGCCGGGGCTTTGTACATCACAGCGATTTGCTTAGTACCCCAGTTATTGATGACCTTTTGGCATGTGCAGTTCTACTTCGGTGGTACTTCTTTGCTGATTATTGTTGTGGTTATCATGGACTTCATGGCACAGGTACAAACTCATATGATGTCTCATCAATATGGCGATGTACTGAAAAAAGCCAATCTTAAAGGCGTAGGCCGTTAA
- the rplO gene encoding 50S ribosomal protein L15: MRLNTLSPAAGAKSAKKRVGRGIGSGLGKTGGRGVKGAGSRAGSGGRAGFEGGQMPLKIRMPKFGFYSRKGAVTAEVRLSEIAKVEGDVVDLNTLKQAGVVTKGMQFAKIVLSGNIDRAVIVRGVGATQGARAAIEAAGGKIEE, translated from the coding sequence ATGCGTTTAAACACTCTTTCTCCAGCTGCTGGTGCTAAATCGGCTAAAAAGCGTGTAGGTCGTGGTATCGGTTCTGGTTTGGGTAAAACCGGTGGCCGTGGCGTAAAAGGCGCTGGTTCACGAGCTGGTAGTGGTGGTCGTGCTGGTTTTGAAGGCGGTCAAATGCCATTAAAAATCCGTATGCCAAAATTCGGTTTTTACTCCCGTAAAGGTGCAGTAACTGCTGAAGTTCGTCTGAGCGAAATTGCTAAAGTTGAAGGCGATGTAGTCGACCTGAACACTTTAAAACAAGCTGGCGTAGTCACTAAAGGCATGCAGTTTGCTAAGATCGTTCTCTCTGGGAACATCGATCGTGCAGTTATCGTTCGTGGTGTAGGCGCTACTCAAGGTGCTCGCGCTGCAATCGAAGCTGCCGGTGGCAAAATCGAGGAATAA
- the rpmD gene encoding 50S ribosomal protein L30 produces the protein MANKTVKVTQTRSSIGRLPKHKASLLGLGLRRIGHTVELEDTPCVRGMINQVHYMVKVEE, from the coding sequence ATGGCTAACAAGACTGTAAAAGTTACACAGACTCGCAGCTCCATCGGTCGTTTGCCGAAGCACAAAGCCTCTTTACTGGGCTTGGGTTTGCGTCGTATTGGTCACACCGTTGAGCTGGAAGATACTCCATGCGTACGCGGCATGATCAACCAGGTTCATTACATGGTGAAGGTGGAGGAGTAA
- the rpsE gene encoding 30S ribosomal protein S5, protein MSKIESQAGELQEKLVAVNRVSKVVKGGRIFSFTALTVVGDGSGRVGFGYGKAREVPAAIQKAMEQARRNMVKVELIEGTLHHHVKGTHAGSTVFMQPASQGTGIIAGGAMRAVLEVAGVHNVLAKTYGSTNPMNVVRATIEALAHISSPEQVAAKRGLRVEEILG, encoded by the coding sequence ATGTCTAAAATCGAATCTCAAGCCGGTGAACTGCAAGAAAAGTTAGTCGCAGTGAACCGTGTTTCTAAAGTAGTTAAAGGTGGTCGTATTTTCTCCTTTACAGCATTGACTGTAGTAGGCGATGGTTCAGGCCGCGTTGGTTTTGGTTACGGTAAAGCACGTGAAGTTCCTGCTGCCATTCAAAAGGCAATGGAACAAGCTCGTCGTAACATGGTTAAAGTTGAGCTGATTGAAGGCACACTGCATCACCATGTTAAAGGAACCCATGCTGGTTCTACCGTATTTATGCAGCCTGCTTCTCAGGGTACCGGTATCATTGCCGGTGGCGCAATGCGTGCCGTTCTGGAAGTGGCTGGTGTACATAACGTTCTGGCAAAGACCTATGGTTCAACCAATCCGATGAATGTAGTGCGTGCTACTATTGAAGCTTTAGCACACATTAGCTCACCGGAACAAGTTGCTGCCAAACGTGGTCTGCGCGTGGAAGAAATCCTGGGGTAA
- the rplR gene encoding 50S ribosomal protein L18: MDKKAARIRRATKARRKMLELGATRLVVHRTPRHIYAQVIAASGAEVLASASTVESTIREQVKYTGNADAAAAVGKAIAERALAKGITTVAFDRSGFQYHGRVAALATAAREAGLQF, encoded by the coding sequence ATGGACAAGAAAGCAGCTCGTATCCGTCGTGCTACTAAAGCACGTCGTAAAATGCTGGAACTGGGCGCGACTCGTCTGGTGGTTCACCGTACTCCGCGTCATATTTATGCGCAGGTTATCGCTGCAAGCGGTGCAGAAGTTTTAGCTTCTGCATCTACTGTAGAGTCAACCATTCGTGAGCAAGTGAAATACACCGGTAATGCCGATGCGGCCGCCGCGGTGGGTAAAGCTATTGCAGAGCGTGCTCTGGCAAAAGGTATTACCACTGTAGCGTTCGATCGCTCTGGGTTCCAATATCATGGTCGCGTAGCCGCACTGGCTACTGCTGCACGTGAAGCTGGTCTTCAGTTCTAA
- the rplF gene encoding 50S ribosomal protein L6, producing the protein MSRVAKAPVTIPAGVEVTLNGQEIAVKGKNGTLKRILNAAVIVTKEENVLKFAPQEGVTGADAQAGTARALVNNMVIGVTTGFERKLVLVGVGYRAQAKGKSVGLALGFSHPIDHELPEGVTAECPTQTEIVLKGADKALLGQVAADIRAYRSPEPYKGKGVRYSDEVVRTKEAKKK; encoded by the coding sequence ATGTCTCGTGTTGCGAAAGCACCTGTTACTATTCCGGCTGGCGTGGAAGTAACCCTGAACGGCCAGGAAATAGCTGTTAAAGGTAAAAATGGCACCCTGAAGCGCATTCTGAACGCTGCAGTTATCGTCACCAAAGAAGAAAATGTGTTGAAGTTTGCACCTCAAGAAGGTGTGACTGGTGCTGACGCGCAGGCTGGTACTGCACGTGCACTGGTAAACAACATGGTTATTGGTGTTACTACTGGCTTCGAGCGCAAACTGGTGCTGGTTGGTGTAGGTTACCGTGCACAGGCTAAAGGTAAATCAGTTGGTTTGGCACTGGGTTTCTCCCATCCAATCGACCACGAATTGCCTGAAGGTGTTACCGCTGAATGCCCGACACAGACTGAAATCGTACTGAAAGGTGCGGATAAAGCTCTGTTAGGTCAAGTTGCAGCTGACATCCGCGCCTATCGTAGCCCGGAGCCTTACAAAGGCAAAGGTGTACGCTATTCAGACGAAGTTGTGCGTACTAAAGAAGCTAAGAAGAAGTAA
- the rpsH gene encoding 30S ribosomal protein S8 has product MSMQDPIADMLTRIRNGQAAHKVSVSMPSSKLKVAIANLLKEEGYIADVKVSGDVKPELEIELKYFQGKPVVELIQRVSRPGLRIYKKRGDLPKIINGLGIAVVSTSKGVMTDRAARKAGMGGEIICYVA; this is encoded by the coding sequence ATGAGCATGCAAGATCCGATCGCGGACATGCTGACCCGCATCCGCAACGGTCAGGCGGCCCACAAGGTTTCCGTCTCTATGCCTTCTTCCAAGCTGAAAGTAGCAATTGCTAATCTGCTGAAAGAAGAAGGTTATATCGCTGATGTTAAAGTTAGTGGTGACGTTAAACCTGAACTGGAAATTGAATTGAAATATTTCCAGGGCAAGCCTGTTGTTGAGCTGATCCAGCGCGTAAGTCGCCCTGGTCTGCGTATTTATAAGAAACGTGGCGACCTGCCAAAGATCATTAATGGTCTGGGTATCGCTGTTGTTTCTACTTCTAAAGGTGTGATGACTGACCGTGCTGCGCGTAAAGCAGGCATGGGCGGTGAGATCATCTGCTACGTAGCGTAA
- the rpsN gene encoding 30S ribosomal protein S14 → MAKLSMIAREDKRAKLIAKHFEKRVALKAIIADVNASDEARWDAVLKLQQLPRDSSPSRQRNRCNITGRPHGYLRKFGLCRIKVREHMMKGEIPGLKKASW, encoded by the coding sequence ATGGCAAAACTGTCCATGATTGCACGTGAAGATAAACGTGCAAAATTGATTGCAAAACACTTCGAGAAGCGTGTTGCACTGAAAGCGATCATCGCCGACGTGAATGCTTCTGATGAAGCTCGTTGGGACGCAGTGCTCAAGCTGCAACAACTGCCGCGTGACTCCAGCCCGAGCCGTCAACGTAATCGTTGCAATATCACAGGTCGTCCACATGGCTACCTGCGTAAATTCGGTCTTTGCCGCATCAAAGTGCGTGAGCACATGATGAAAGGCGAAATTCCTGGCCTGAAAAAGGCTAGCTGGTAA
- the rplE gene encoding 50S ribosomal protein L5, which yields MAKLHDTYRQTVVQELMNQFGYNSVMQVPRIEKITLNMGVGEALADKKVLENAASDLAAISGQKPLITKARKSVAGFKIREGYPIGCKVTLRGERMWEFLERLICISMPRIRDFRGVSAKSFDGRGNYSMGVREQIIFPEIDYDKVDKVRGLDITITTTAKTDEEGRALLAAFSFPFRK from the coding sequence ATGGCGAAACTGCATGATACCTACAGACAAACTGTAGTCCAGGAACTGATGAACCAGTTCGGCTACAATTCTGTCATGCAAGTCCCTCGGATCGAGAAGATCACCCTGAACATGGGTGTCGGTGAAGCCTTGGCTGATAAAAAGGTACTGGAAAATGCTGCTAGTGATTTAGCTGCAATTTCTGGTCAAAAGCCACTGATCACCAAAGCACGCAAATCTGTTGCGGGCTTCAAGATTCGTGAAGGCTACCCGATCGGTTGTAAAGTAACCCTGCGCGGCGAGCGTATGTGGGAGTTTTTGGAGCGCTTGATTTGCATCTCTATGCCACGTATTCGTGACTTCCGTGGTGTTAGTGCTAAGTCCTTTGATGGTCGTGGCAACTATTCTATGGGCGTACGTGAGCAAATCATCTTCCCCGAAATCGACTACGATAAAGTCGATAAAGTACGTGGTCTGGATATTACTATCACAACGACTGCGAAGACTGACGAGGAAGGCCGTGCTCTGCTGGCTGCCTTTAGCTTCCCATTCCGTAAGTAA
- the rplX gene encoding 50S ribosomal protein L24: MAAKIRREDEVIVLTGKDKGKRGKVTKVLVEQGKVIVEGINVKKKHQKPVPALGVAGGIVSKEAAVDVSNVALFNPATGKGDRVGFRFEDGNKVRFFKSNGELVK, from the coding sequence ATGGCAGCAAAAATCCGTCGTGAAGACGAAGTAATTGTTTTGACCGGTAAAGACAAAGGCAAACGTGGCAAAGTCACTAAAGTCTTGGTTGAACAGGGCAAAGTAATTGTTGAAGGCATCAACGTGAAGAAAAAACATCAGAAGCCTGTTCCGGCTTTAGGTGTTGCTGGCGGTATCGTTAGCAAAGAAGCAGCTGTTGATGTATCAAATGTAGCGCTGTTCAACCCTGCCACTGGCAAGGGAGATCGCGTTGGTTTCCGATTTGAAGATGGTAACAAAGTTCGTTTCTTCAAATCTAACGGTGAACTTGTAAAGTAA
- the rplN gene encoding 50S ribosomal protein L14, whose protein sequence is MIQMQSMLDVADNSGARSVMCIKVLGGSHRRYAGVGDIIKVSIKEAIPRGKVKKGDVYNAVVVRTRKGVRRQDGSLIRFDRNAAVLLNNQHQPIGTRIFGPVTRELRNDKFMKIVSLAPEVL, encoded by the coding sequence ATGATCCAAATGCAAAGTATGCTGGACGTCGCCGACAACTCCGGCGCACGCAGCGTAATGTGTATTAAGGTTCTGGGTGGTTCGCACCGCCGTTATGCCGGTGTCGGCGACATCATCAAAGTTTCCATCAAAGAAGCAATTCCGCGTGGAAAAGTTAAAAAAGGTGATGTTTATAATGCGGTGGTCGTTCGCACCCGTAAAGGCGTTCGCCGTCAAGATGGTTCTTTGATCCGCTTTGATCGCAACGCGGCTGTGCTGTTGAACAACCAACATCAGCCGATCGGTACTCGTATCTTCGGCCCAGTGACTCGTGAACTGCGTAATGATAAGTTCATGAAGATCGTGTCCCTGGCCCCGGAAGTACTGTAA
- the rpsQ gene encoding 30S ribosomal protein S17, translating to MTDQIRTLQGRVVSDKMDKSITVAIERKVKHPMYGKIIVRTTKLHVHDENNECKIGDLVEIRECRPLSKTKCWTLVSVVEKA from the coding sequence ATGACTGATCAAATCCGTACTCTGCAAGGTCGTGTAGTTAGTGACAAAATGGACAAGTCCATTACTGTAGCTATCGAGCGCAAGGTAAAACACCCAATGTATGGGAAAATTATCGTGCGCACGACCAAGCTGCATGTCCACGATGAAAACAACGAATGCAAGATTGGCGACCTGGTGGAAATCCGCGAGTGCCGTCCATTGTCCAAGACCAAGTGTTGGACTCTGGTATCTGTTGTTGAAAAAGCCTAA
- the rpmC gene encoding 50S ribosomal protein L29: MKAQDLRQKSVEELKAELLGLLRAQFNLRIQKSTGQLNQTHTIKQVRRDIARVKTVLNEKAGA; the protein is encoded by the coding sequence ATGAAAGCTCAAGATCTGCGTCAAAAAAGTGTGGAAGAGCTGAAAGCTGAATTGCTGGGTCTGCTGCGTGCGCAGTTTAATCTGCGTATTCAGAAGAGCACAGGTCAGCTGAACCAAACTCACACTATCAAACAAGTACGTCGCGACATCGCGCGCGTTAAAACTGTACTGAACGAGAAGGCAGGTGCGTAA
- the rplP gene encoding 50S ribosomal protein L16 encodes MLQPKRTKFRKVHKGRNRGLANAGSDVSFGTYGLKAVTRGQLTARQIEAARRAMTRAVKRQGKIWIRVFPDKPITEKPLEVRMGKGKGNVEYWVALIQPGKVLYEMDGVPEATAREAFALAAAKLSVKTTFVIRTAM; translated from the coding sequence ATGTTGCAACCAAAGCGTACAAAGTTCCGTAAGGTTCACAAAGGCCGTAACCGCGGTCTGGCTAATGCAGGTAGCGATGTATCCTTCGGTACCTATGGTCTGAAAGCGGTAACTCGTGGCCAGCTGACAGCCCGTCAGATCGAAGCTGCACGTCGTGCGATGACTCGTGCTGTTAAGCGTCAAGGTAAAATTTGGATCCGTGTTTTCCCGGACAAACCAATTACCGAGAAACCGCTTGAAGTGCGTATGGGTAAAGGTAAAGGTAACGTTGAATATTGGGTTGCCTTGATCCAGCCTGGCAAAGTGCTGTACGAGATGGACGGTGTACCAGAAGCGACAGCGCGTGAAGCATTTGCGCTGGCTGCGGCTAAACTGTCTGTTAAGACCACCTTTGTAATTCGGACGGCTATGTGA
- the rpsC gene encoding 30S ribosomal protein S3, producing the protein MGQKVHPNGIRLGITKPFNSTWFANTKEFADNLHGDFQVRQYLTKELKAASLSRIVIERPAKSIRVTIHTARPGVVIGKKGEDVEKLRKQIASIAGVPAQINIAEVRKPELDSQLVADSISSQLERRVMFRRAMKRAVQNAMRLGAKGIKVEVSGRLGGAEIARTEWYREGRVPLHTLRADIDYATSEAHTTYGVIGVKVWIFKGEVLGGLAAVTAAAAAAQQEPAPAKPKRKPRGAK; encoded by the coding sequence ATGGGTCAGAAAGTTCATCCGAATGGTATCCGCTTAGGGATTACCAAGCCGTTTAACTCTACTTGGTTTGCTAATACCAAAGAGTTTGCAGACAATCTGCACGGTGATTTTCAGGTGCGTCAGTATCTGACCAAAGAGCTGAAAGCAGCTTCTTTGTCTCGCATTGTTATTGAACGTCCAGCTAAAAGTATTCGCGTAACTATCCACACTGCCCGTCCAGGCGTAGTGATTGGTAAGAAAGGCGAAGATGTTGAAAAACTGCGCAAACAGATTGCTAGCATTGCTGGTGTTCCTGCGCAAATCAACATCGCTGAAGTTCGTAAGCCAGAGTTGGACTCTCAGCTGGTTGCTGACAGTATCTCCTCTCAGCTGGAACGTCGTGTTATGTTCCGTCGCGCTATGAAGCGTGCGGTTCAGAACGCAATGCGTCTGGGTGCTAAGGGTATCAAAGTTGAAGTTAGCGGCCGTTTAGGTGGTGCAGAAATCGCACGTACTGAATGGTATCGTGAAGGTCGTGTACCTCTGCACACACTGCGTGCAGACATTGACTATGCTACCTCTGAAGCACACACCACTTATGGTGTTATCGGTGTTAAGGTATGGATCTTCAAAGGTGAAGTTCTGGGCGGTCTGGCTGCTGTTACTGCTGCAGCTGCAGCTGCACAGCAAGAGCCGGCTCCTGCCAAGCCGAAACGCAAACCGCGTGGTGCTAAGTAA
- the rplV gene encoding 50S ribosomal protein L22: protein MEAIAKHRFARTSAQKARLVADQVRGLPVDRALNLLAFSPKKAAELIKKVLESAVANAEHNEGADIDTLKVQTIMVDEGPSLKRIRARAKGRADRIVKRTAHITVVVSDAKAGR from the coding sequence ATGGAAGCTATCGCTAAACACCGTTTTGCCCGGACTTCTGCACAGAAAGCCCGCCTGGTTGCTGATCAGGTCCGTGGTTTGCCTGTGGATCGGGCCTTGAACCTGTTGGCTTTCAGCCCGAAAAAGGCTGCTGAGCTGATCAAAAAGGTTCTGGAGTCTGCTGTTGCTAATGCTGAGCATAACGAAGGCGCGGATATCGACACTCTGAAAGTGCAAACTATCATGGTTGACGAAGGTCCATCTCTGAAGCGTATTCGTGCTCGTGCTAAAGGCCGTGCAGACCGTATCGTCAAGCGTACTGCCCACATCACTGTGGTAGTATCCGACGCTAAGGCTGGGAGATAA